The Candidatus Desulfarcum epimagneticum genome has a window encoding:
- the ispE gene encoding 4-diphosphocytidyl-2-C-methyl-D-erythritol kinase, whose translation METRSCAKINLFLKVLGKRPDGYHSLVSLMCPIGIYDRISLDFGARDISVECDAPDVPDGPGNIAFKAARLFFERAFLKTGLKGRGVAVSISKTIPSGGGLGGGSGNAARVLSALNDFYGRPFSMPGMMEMAAAIGADAPFFIRSKPALATGIGERLQAFHRFSGRHVLVIFPGFSLSTAMIFKKLNLGLTKREQKVKCSFCVKDGWFNAEHDLRNDLEAVAGALRPEIFAMKNALSRGGASGTLMSGSGSCVFGLFRDRPSLRAAFDSISKKNDHWKLFAAEMLT comes from the coding sequence ATGGAGACGCGATCTTGCGCCAAAATCAATTTGTTTCTCAAGGTTTTGGGCAAACGCCCGGACGGCTATCACAGCCTGGTCTCGCTCATGTGCCCCATCGGGATTTACGACCGGATATCCCTGGACTTCGGCGCCCGCGACATCTCTGTGGAATGCGACGCCCCGGATGTTCCGGACGGCCCGGGGAACATCGCGTTTAAAGCCGCCCGCCTTTTTTTCGAGCGGGCGTTTTTAAAAACGGGCCTTAAGGGGAGGGGGGTCGCCGTCTCCATTTCCAAGACCATTCCCTCGGGAGGCGGTCTGGGGGGCGGCAGCGGAAACGCGGCCCGCGTCCTGTCGGCCCTGAACGATTTTTACGGCCGCCCGTTCTCCATGCCCGGGATGATGGAAATGGCCGCGGCCATCGGGGCGGACGCGCCTTTTTTTATCCGTTCAAAACCGGCTTTGGCCACCGGGATCGGGGAGAGGCTCCAGGCGTTTCATCGATTTTCAGGGCGGCATGTTCTGGTCATTTTCCCGGGATTCTCCCTGTCCACCGCCATGATTTTTAAAAAACTGAATTTGGGATTGACAAAGCGGGAACAAAAAGTTAAATGTTCTTTTTGTGTGAAAGATGGATGGTTTAATGCCGAGCATGACCTGCGGAACGATCTTGAGGCCGTCGCCGGGGCGTTGCGTCCCGAAATATTCGCGATGAAAAACGCGTTGTCGCGCGGCGGGGCCTCAGGGACGCTGATGTCGGGAAGCGGGAGTTGTGTGTTTGGGCTTTTCAGGGACCGGCCGTCGCTGAGGGCCGCCTTTGATTCCATCTCGAAAAAAAATGATCACTGGAAACTGTTCGCGGCTGAAATGCTGACGTGA
- the prsA gene encoding phosphoribosylpyrophosphate synthase (Evidence 2a : Function from experimental evidences in other organisms; PubMedId : 3009477, 9298646; Product type e : enzyme) produces MNEIVVFSGNSNRTLAEAVCRYLDMPLAAAKVGSFSDGEIQIEIDENVRKKDVFVIQSTCSPVNDHLMELLLMIDAFRRSSASRITAVMPYYGYARQDKKVAPRVPISAKIVADLLETAGARRMITMDLHAGQIQGFFNIPVDNLFAAPVLISHIKENFDPDAVIVSPDAGGVERARAFAKRLGAGLAIVDKRREAPNEAKAMAVIGDVAGKIAIILDDMIDTGGTLTEAAGALLKKGAREVHACCSHPVLSGKAVERITNSGISSVLVTDTIPLQKKARECGKIDALSIAELVGEAIVRSHKGDSVTSLFV; encoded by the coding sequence ATGAATGAAATAGTGGTTTTTTCCGGAAATTCCAACCGGACGCTGGCGGAAGCCGTGTGCCGTTATCTGGACATGCCCCTGGCCGCCGCCAAGGTCGGCTCCTTCAGCGACGGCGAGATCCAAATCGAAATTGATGAAAATGTCCGAAAAAAGGACGTGTTCGTCATCCAGTCCACCTGCTCGCCGGTCAATGACCACCTGATGGAGCTTCTTTTGATGATCGACGCGTTCAGGCGCTCTTCGGCGAGCCGGATCACCGCCGTCATGCCTTATTACGGCTACGCCCGCCAGGACAAAAAGGTGGCCCCCCGGGTTCCCATCAGCGCCAAAATAGTGGCGGACCTTCTGGAGACGGCGGGCGCCCGCCGCATGATCACCATGGACCTTCACGCCGGCCAGATCCAGGGTTTTTTCAATATCCCGGTGGACAATCTTTTCGCGGCCCCGGTTCTGATCTCTCATATAAAAGAGAATTTCGACCCCGACGCCGTGATCGTCTCCCCGGACGCCGGCGGCGTGGAGCGGGCCCGGGCCTTCGCCAAACGTCTCGGGGCGGGCCTGGCCATTGTGGACAAGCGGCGGGAGGCCCCCAACGAGGCCAAGGCCATGGCCGTGATCGGCGATGTGGCCGGAAAAATCGCCATCATACTGGATGACATGATCGACACCGGCGGCACTTTGACCGAGGCCGCCGGCGCCCTTTTGAAAAAAGGGGCCCGGGAGGTTCACGCCTGCTGTTCCCATCCTGTTTTGTCGGGAAAAGCGGTGGAGCGAATCACGAATTCCGGAATCAGCAGCGTGCTGGTGACCGACACCATCCCGCTTCAAAAAAAGGCCCGGGAGTGCGGTAAAATAGACGCGCTTTCCATCGCCGAGCTTGTGGGGGAGGCCATTGTCCGCAGTCATAAGGGCGATTCGGTCACCTCGCTTTTTGTTTAA
- the rplY gene encoding 50S ribosomal protein L25, with product MNLIDLKVAGRTAGDGSSPGALRNEGRIPAILYGPSTENAPLSVETAEFEDVLRAGGSGQTLLNLVMENGESKQVMIKELQRHPLTRKALHIDFYAFDVKKKMKVKVPVATVGACVGVEMGGILQLIRREVELLCLPLEMPEVIEVNVTEMTVGDSLHVQEIELPDGVEIVSDVNYTIVTVLSPKVEEEEVPDEEEEGEEIEGEEEEDQEETDEE from the coding sequence TTGAATTTGATTGATTTGAAAGTCGCCGGGCGAACAGCTGGAGACGGGTCATCCCCCGGCGCTTTAAGAAATGAGGGGCGCATTCCCGCCATTCTCTATGGCCCTTCCACTGAAAACGCCCCCCTTTCCGTTGAAACCGCCGAATTTGAGGATGTGCTCCGGGCCGGCGGCTCCGGCCAGACTCTTTTGAATCTGGTGATGGAAAACGGGGAATCCAAACAGGTGATGATCAAGGAATTGCAGCGTCATCCCCTGACAAGAAAGGCCCTGCACATCGATTTTTACGCCTTTGATGTGAAAAAGAAGATGAAAGTCAAGGTGCCGGTGGCCACTGTGGGCGCTTGCGTCGGCGTGGAGATGGGAGGCATTTTGCAGCTGATCCGCCGGGAGGTGGAGCTGCTGTGCCTGCCCCTTGAGATGCCGGAGGTCATTGAGGTGAATGTCACGGAAATGACTGTGGGGGATTCCCTTCATGTTCAGGAGATTGAGCTTCCCGACGGCGTGGAGATCGTGTCGGATGTGAATTACACGATCGTCACGGTTCTGAGTCCGAAGGTCGAAGAGGAGGAGGTCCCGGACGAGGAAGAGGAAGGCGAAGAGATCGAGGGCGAAGAGGAAGAGGACCAGGAGGAGACGGACGAGGAGTGA
- the pth gene encoding Peptidyl-tRNA hydrolase: MTARLVAGLGNPGRRYAKTRHNIGFMATEALGEFFSIAITKNKFDARFGKGKIDGIDAIIAQPRSFMNRSGGPVLGLARYFGVAAGDIIIVHDDIDLDFGTIKIKEKGGHGGHNGLKSLIDVFGDDSFTRVRAGIGRPPPRMDVSDYVLGKFSGEESRNLDAIIEGSRDAVAAVITEGAKTAMNRFNGQRFVAQS, translated from the coding sequence ATGACCGCGCGTCTGGTGGCGGGCCTGGGGAATCCGGGCCGGCGATACGCAAAAACCCGGCACAATATCGGGTTCATGGCGACGGAGGCCCTGGGTGAGTTTTTTTCCATCGCCATCACCAAAAACAAGTTCGACGCCCGTTTTGGAAAGGGCAAAATCGATGGGATTGACGCCATCATCGCCCAGCCCCGCTCATTTATGAATCGAAGCGGCGGCCCGGTTCTGGGCCTGGCCCGTTATTTCGGCGTGGCCGCTGGGGACATTATCATTGTTCATGATGACATAGACTTGGATTTCGGAACAATCAAAATAAAAGAGAAAGGGGGGCATGGAGGTCACAACGGATTAAAATCACTGATAGATGTCTTTGGGGACGACAGTTTCACACGGGTCCGCGCGGGGATTGGACGACCGCCGCCGCGCATGGACGTTTCGGATTATGTCCTGGGAAAATTTTCGGGTGAAGAGAGCCGAAATCTGGACGCGATCATCGAAGGCTCGCGGGACGCTGTGGCCGCTGTCATCACGGAAGGCGCAAAGACGGCGATGAATCGATTCAACGGTCAAAGATTCGTCGCCCAAAGCTGA